A window of Bacillus sp. 2205SS5-2 genomic DNA:
TCAAGGTAATCATGTTCTTGAACAAGAGATGATATATGTATATGATTAGTAACGATAAATAGATAAGGAATGTTATGTTGTTGGAGGTAAGTAATGAAGAAGAATGGATTATTTGTAACTATTGAAGGTCCTGAAGGGGCGGGGAAATCGACAATATTAGAAAAAATAGAAGAATCCCTACTAAATGAGGGACACCAGGTTATCAAGACAAGGGAGCCAGGTGGAATTCCGATTTCGGAGAAAATCCGCGAGATTATCTTAAATCCGCAGCACACGGAAATGGATGGTAGGACGGAAGCTTTATTATATGCTGCAGCTAGAAGACAGCACTTGGTTGAAAAAGTAATCCCGGCGCTGGAAAAAGATTATGTTGTCTTATGTGATCGATTTGTAGATAGCTCGTTAGCATATCAGGGAATGGGCAGGAATCTAGGCATAGAGGCTGTATACAGTATCAATAAATTTGCCATTGAAGACACTTTTCCAGATGTTACACTTTATTATGATATAGAACCTGAGGAAGGTCTAAAACGAATACAGGCTAGTAAAGGGAGAGAAGTGAATCGATTAGATTTAGAAAATCTGACTTTTCATGAAGAGGTACGTAGTGGCTACTTAAGGCTATTAAAAAATGAGCCCAATCGAATCAAAAGAATTGATGCTAGTCAAACTCGTTCGAAAGTTTTAGCAGATAGTTTAGCGATCTTAAAGCCATATTTAACTTAATTTTTTTCTTTATTTTTCCAAATAGGGAAACGAGTGATAATTCCGATGTATGTTCTCTCGATTACTGATATAATAGAGGGAAGATATAAA
This region includes:
- the tmk gene encoding dTMP kinase; this translates as MKKNGLFVTIEGPEGAGKSTILEKIEESLLNEGHQVIKTREPGGIPISEKIREIILNPQHTEMDGRTEALLYAAARRQHLVEKVIPALEKDYVVLCDRFVDSSLAYQGMGRNLGIEAVYSINKFAIEDTFPDVTLYYDIEPEEGLKRIQASKGREVNRLDLENLTFHEEVRSGYLRLLKNEPNRIKRIDASQTRSKVLADSLAILKPYLT